Proteins encoded together in one Dermacentor variabilis isolate Ectoservices chromosome 2, ASM5094787v1, whole genome shotgun sequence window:
- the LOC142570322 gene encoding endothelin-converting enzyme 2-like, whose protein sequence is MPREEYLPCLLAVFLLVGFVVVIAFIIITWRSFTKHEKPYKEQLSSICKSPSCSRDAAYLSSLLSWDQVNPCHDFYAFVCRRWTSSYTTPSPRSSVSADDDLASFLENKLYVHLQDNFSEADSNLRPIIDLHQKCMDVKRIEDDEWNPLLELMSLVFLEGFPLTPPVRKSLSVWRTAAKLLRKTGTASLLGIGICASSSTVRTDLVSIGLPDTLTNNDYIDISEAIRLYTSATFAAMNALKKQYIPPSFTLSIIKFASDMEKLADVAPMENASKVNSLQSLPQLIIFLEEIFNDVRSNLYNGEDTEVMIQPAVAVNGILQLADNTDLATVMNYLGVRLMIQVSPFIPHSGLAEFYSVLLYGKRRGNLPRWQLCLRATEKALFPLTNLAILTDLSARTPLSQLYDLTSDIVAEFQNGIDTSPYFTEESRAIIRSILNTTRLMVVRPDWLNDSVAIDAYVQTLPVKLASARNSLDAYVIYHERTFLASLARSSTQRWSRSAFSAHCWYEPDLDAIYVPLLVFNVSRALEEGTDAIQLSRAGPRLMRCAFDALIFKTRASTGIHQRWLKGETETKLREVEACLDSREASQTTRFRRTRDVLAANFSFALFLKAARMSRHPIALTLQQNRIATQEQLFFIYLMLQSCEQSGRAENRAPNAGYDWNIALQNIKDLPRMFPCNAESPVNVQKCLGV, encoded by the coding sequence ATGCCCCGCGAGGAGTACCTTCCGTGCCTGTTGGCAGTGTTCCTGTTAGTTGGATTTGTGGTGGTTATCGCCTTTATTATCATTACATGGCGCAGCTTTACGAAGCACGAGAAGCCCTATAAAGAGCAGCTCAGTAGCATCTGTAAGTCACCGAGCTGCTCCAGGGATGCTGCCTACCTTAGCAGTCTTCTGTCGTGGGACCAAGTCAACCCGTGTCATGATTTCTACGCTTTCGTCTGTCGCCGGTGGACCAGCAGTTACACCACACCGTCTCCAAGGTCTTCTGTTTCTGCCGACGATGATTTGGCCTCGTTTCTTGAAAATAAATTGTACGTCCACCTTCAGGATAATTTCTCGGAAGCTGACAGCAACCTAAGACCAATAATCGACCTCCACCAGAAGTGCATGGATGTGAAGCGCATTGAGGATGACGAGTGGAACCCTTTGCTCGAACTCATGTCTCTCGTTTTCCTCGAAGGATTCCCGCTGACGCCACCGGTAAGAAAAAGCCTCTCTGTGTGGCGAACAGCAGCGAAGTTGCTTCGAAAGACAGGCACCGCTTCGTTACTTGGCATCGGTATCTGCGCCAGTTCCTCGACGGTACGCACAGATCTTGTGTCGATAGGGCTCCCTGATACGCTGACCAACAACGACTACATTGACATAAGTGAAGCCATTCGTCTTTACACCAGTGCGACTTTCGCGGCTATGAATGCGTTGAAGAAGCAGTACATCCCACCATCGTTTACTCTAAGCATTATCAAATTCGCAAGCGATATGGAGAAGCTCGCTGATGTAGCGCCGATGGAGAATGCATCCAAGGTGAACTCTTTGCAGTCATTGCCGCAGCTTATTATCTTTCTTGAAGAAATCTTCAACGACGTCCGTTCAAACCTTTACAATGGCGAAGACACGGAAGTCATGATCCAACCTGCGGTCGCTGTAAACGGAATATTGCAACTCGCTGATAACACCGACCTCGCCACCGTAATGAACTACCTTGGAGTTAGACTTATGATCCAGGTCTCTCCTTTCATTCCGCACTCTGGACTCGCCGAATTCTACAGTGTGCTTCTATATGGAAAACGTAGGGGCAACTTGCCCCGCTGGCAACTGTGCCTGCGAGCCACGGAAAAGGCCCTCTTCCCCCTGACGAACCTCGCCATTCTTACCGATCTCAGTGCACGCACGCCTCTCTCCCAACTTTACGATCTTACGAGCGACATTGTAGCAGAATTCCAGAATGGCATCGACACTTCTCCATATTTCACGGAAGAGTCTAGGGCTATAATTCGAAGCATACTAAACACGACACGCCTGATGGTCGTTAGACCGGACTGGCTAAACGACAGCGTTGCAATCGACGCCTACGTTCAAACGCTCCCGGTGAAACTAGCGAGCGCACGGAACAGCCTTGACGCCTACGTGATCTACCACGAGCGCACTTTCCTGGCGTCGCTCGCACGCAGCTCGACGCAACGTTGGAGCCGTTCCGCTTTCAGCGCGCACTGTTGGTACGAGCCTGACCTGGACGCCATCTACGTTCCCTTGCTGGTCTTTAACGTCTCGAGGGCCTTGGAAGAGGGCACCGACGCCATACAATTGTCGCGTGCGGGACCCCGCCTGATGCGCTGCGCCTTTGACGCGCTCATATTCAAGACACGCGCGTCAACAGGAATACACCAGCGATGGCTTAAGGGAGAAACAGAGACCAAATTGCGAGAAGTTGAGGCTTGCCTCGACTCACGCGAAGCGTCGCAAACTACACGGTTCCGGAGAACCCGTGACGTGCTTGCGGCTAATTTCTCCTTCGCGCTTTTCCTGAAGGCCGCGCGGATGTCTCGGCATCCCATTGCCCTTACGCTGCAGCAGAACCGTATTGCGACTCAGGAACAGCTCTTCTTCATTTACCTGATGCTTCAGAGTTGcgaacagagtggaagggcagagAACCGCGCTCCCAACGCTGGCTACGATTGGAACATCGCACTTCAGAACATCAAGGACTTACCGAGAATGTTTCCTTGCAACGCCGAGAGCCCCGTGAACGTGCAGAAGTGCCTCGGCGTATAA